Sequence from the Sphingobacteriaceae bacterium GW460-11-11-14-LB5 genome:
GCGAGCTTTATTATCCTGATTTAATTGCACTCAATACAGGCAGAAATGCACTGGAGTATGTGTTAAGGATAAGAAAATATACCACCATATACCTTCCATATTATACGTGCGAGGTTTTGTTAGAACCGCTCAGAAAACTAAATGTACATTATCACTTTTATCATATAGACGAGGATTTAGACCCAATTATAGATTTTGAAATAGGCGAACGTTGTTGCCTGCTTTACACCAATTACTTTGGCCTTAAAACAGAAACCATTAAAAAATTAGCCAAAGAAATCAGGAATCTGATTGTCGATAATGCACAGGCATTTTTTTGTAAACCGATTAATAACTGCGATACCTTCTATTCCTGCCGGAAATTTTTCGGTGTACCCGATGGTGCTTATCTTAATATCTCTACCACATTGGGTTTAAATTTAAAACAGGACCAATCAACAGATCGGTTCTCGCACCTGATTAAAAGTATCGATATCAATATTGAAGAAGGTTATACCGATTATATAGAAAATAATAAACAGCTGTGCAATAACGAAATCAAAAAGATGTCGCTATTAACAGAAAGCATTCTTTCAGGTATAAACTACGATGAGTGCGCCAATAGCAGAAGAACAAACTTTGCTTACCTGGACGAACAATTGGGACAGGAAAATCTTTTGAGGTTAAACTTTTCGGCAGAAGATGTGCCAATGGTTTACCCGCTTTTGGTGGAAGATCCATCTGTTAAACAACAGCTCATCAATCAAAAAATATTCGTGGCCACCTATTGGCCTAATGTTTACGAATGGGCGCATGCAGATAGTTATGAATACTTTCTGACTAAACATCTTGTTTCATTACCAATCGATCATCGCTATAGCATAGCCGATATGAAAGTAATTGTTAAAGCTTTAAAACCGCTCATATGAATACTCAAATTTATTTAAGGCCATTAGAATTAAAGGATGCTGATGTGTCTTACAAGTGGAGAAACGATCCTGAAGTATGGTCGTATACCAAATTTGTGTTAAAAGATCCCATCACAGCCGAAATCGAAAAACAATGGTTGTTAAATAAACTCAATCTGGCTAATGAAAAACGTTTTGCCATCTGCGTAAAAAACACGAATGAATATATTGGCAATATTCAGCTGCTTGATATCGACAACGAAAGTGCAGAATTTCACCTCTTTATTGGGGAAAAGAAATACTGGGGAAAGGGGATAGGTTATAATGCCTCTTTAATGTTATTAAAATATGCTTTTTATAACCTTAATCTTAAACACATCTTTTTAGAAGTACATTCAGATAACCTTGCTGCTTATTCCATTTATAAAAAAGTAGGCTTTCAACGCGTTTCGCAACAAGAGGATTTTATTAAAATGGTAATTAACTCTTCTGTTTTACTTGCTGCAAATTGACCTGTTTACTTTAAATCTACCCTAATTTAATAGCTCAAAATGAGAAAAATAATTACAATTGATGATAAACAAGAATGGTCTGCATATGTAAAGCGCGCTTTGCATTACGATTTTTATCACACCTGGTATTACCATTCACTAGATAAAAGTGGTTTACCCATGTTGTTTGTGTATGAGGAAGGCGAAAATTACATTGCCTTTCCGCTTTTGAAGCGAAATATCCCCGGTTCCGACTTTTTCGATTTTACATCGGTTTATGGATATACAGGGCCCATTTCGAACATGGATTTTAATGCGCTGGATGATACTTTCATGGAGAATTTTAAAAGTACATTCATTGCGTTTCTAGAAACCGGTCAAAATGTAACTGTGTTTTCCAGGTTGCATCCCTTTTTTAACCAGGAAAGGTTAATGGAGAAGTTTTCAGGCGTACATGCTAATGGAAAAACAGTAGCCATTGATTTAACCACAACCATTGAGAGCCAGCGGGCCGGTTACAGGAAAAGCGTAAAAGAAAAAATCAGGCGATTGCGAAAGCGCGATTATGAAGTCAGGATTTCTACTGATATTAACGATGCCAGTATATTTTCTGAAATATATACCGAAAACATGATTCGCATAGGTGCTAAAGACCATTATCTTTTTAATAATGCCTATTTCGTTGCGCTACTTTCTTCTGATGAATTTGATAGCAAGCTTTTTTTGGTGTATAAAGATGGAATAGCCATATCAGGCGCCATTGTTGTTTGCACAAAAGAAATTATGCAGGTACATCTTTTGGCCACCAGGACCACCTACCTGTTCGAATCGCCAGCCAAATTATTAACTGATGAAATTACGGTAATTGGCAGGCAACTGGGGTATAAATATTTTAACCTCGGCGGTGGTGTTAATTTTAAAGAAGATAATCTTTTCGGTTGGAAAATGGGTTTCTCTAATTTATGCTTCGAATTTAATAGCTGGCGATACATTGCCAATAACGAATTATACCATACACTTTTAAACGAAAGATCACTTGATCCCTTTTCAAATATTGATTTTTTTCCCCTCTACCGTAGTCCTGTAATTGCTTCATAATTAATTGTTATTTCTTTTTTAAAAAATGGATATGCTGATTGAAAATAATGCTACAGGCACTACTTTGCAATTAACTTTAAAACAAAAAGATGATTGGGTAAAGTATATTAGCCTGGCTGCCGATTATGATTTTTATCATACCTGGCATTACCATGCTATGGCAACCAATGGGACGCCTATTTTATTTGTGTATTGCGAAGGCCTTAATTTTATCGCTATACCTCTATTATCACGCGCAATACAGGATACCCCATATTACGATTTGCATTGCGTTTATGGTTATTCGGGCCCGGTTTCAAACCTGAAGTTTACCGATATGAGCGACAGCTTGAAAACGAATTTTCTTAGCGCTTTTACGGCCTTTTTACAAAAGGGGAGTTATGTTTCTGTTTTTTGCAGGCTTCATCCTTTTTTCGATCAGAATATACTGTTGCAAAAGGCCGATGGCATCTATGAAAATGGCAAAACGATTGCCATTAACTTACAGCAAAGTATAGAAGAACAACGGAAACAGTACCGGCAAACCACGAGAGATAGCATCAAAAAGTGTAGAAGGTTTGGTTATGTTGCTGTGGAAACTACTGCTCAGGAAGATATTGCTGCTTTTGCTAAACTCTATCAATCGAATATGAACCGCATCAGTGCTACAGATTTCTATCTTTTTACTGAAGAATATTTTACAAAGCTGGTGCGGTCAACAGAATTCGATTGTAAGCTCATCCTGGTTTATTCAAATGATGATATTGTTTGTGGCAGTATCATAATGTGCACCAAAGGCATTATTCAGGGCCACCTGATTGCCACCAATGCAAATTACCTTAGAAATTCTCCAGCTAAATTTTTGGTTGATGAGATTAGTGAATTAGGCCGAAAATGGAACATGAAATACTATCATTTAGGAGGCGGACTTGGTTTTAAAGAAGATTCGCTTTTTGAATGGAAACAGGGTTTTTCAAATATACTTTTAAACTATTATAGCTGGCGTTTTATTGCCAATAAACCTATTTACAATCAGTTAGTAGAAAAATCGGGCAACCAATTACATGAGGGTGCAGATTTTTTTCCCCTTTATAGAATGCTACCACAATAAATTGTACACAATATTTAATGATTCTCAATTATGAAAAAGTTCTTTTTCCCAGATACAGCACACTCCAGGTGGTTAATTTTATTGATCGATCAGATGATCGTTGTTTGGACATTGTTCATATCCATCGTATTAACCAATACCTTAAGTTATACTGAAGTTTTTAACGCGGGCAATGCGGTTTATGTAGCGCTTTATTGTTTTATCGCAGCAGGTGTTTTCATTTCTTTAAGAATACACACCGGTATTATACGTTACTCCAATACTGAAGATATGCTGAGGGTTTTTCTTGCCGTTTTTGTAACCAGCTTACTCTTTGTCAGCGTAAACAAGATACTTTCGCAACGTTTTCAATTGCTTTGGCATCAGATGGATAAAGCATTGATATTGAACTTTTTCATCTCCTCATCGTTGCTTATTCTCATGCGTATTTTGGTAAAAGGGGTATTTTTCTTTTTTAAAGAACTCAAATCAGAAACCAAGGAAAATATTCTAATCTACGGATCGGAAAAAAAAGCGATCCTCATCAAAAAAGCAATAGAACAGAATGAAGATTCTAACCTCAGCATTGTTGGCTTTATTGATGATAACAGAGACCGCGTTGATAAATACCTCGAACAGAAAAAGGTATATCATTCTTGCTCAGTTGAACTGTTAAAAGAAAAACACAATATCAAAAAAATACTTTTTGCCGAAGATGCACTAAACACTTTAAACAAAAAGAAGATCATTGATATCTGTGTTAACGAAGGTATTAAGGTAATTATGGTGCCACCATCAGATAAATGGCTGTACGGTAAGTTAGATTCGCACCAGTTGCGCGACCTGAAAATTGAAGATTTATTGGAACGTGAACCCATTAAGCTCAATAAAAAGAATATCCTGAAAGATTTAAGTGGTAAATGTATTTTAGTTACAGGTGCTGCGGGCTCTATCGGATCGGAGATTGTCAGGCAGGCCTTACAGTATAATCCTAAATCGGTAATTCTATGCGACCAGGCGGAAACACCGCTTCACGATTTAAAACTCGAACTGGAAGATAATTTCCAGTCGGCGAACGTGAAGATATTTATGGCCAATGTGCAGAATGTAAACCGGATCAGGACACTATTCGAACTCTATAAACCTGAAATTGTTTTCCATGCTGCGGCTTACAAACATGTGCCCATGATGGAAAATAACCCCGCTGAAGCCATTTTAACAAATGTGCTGGGGACTAAAAATATGGCGGATATCTCAATGGAGTTTGGCGTAGAAAAGTTTGTCATGATTTCTACCGATAAAGCCGTTAAGCCAACCAATGTAATGGGTGCATCTAAACGTTTGGCCGAAATTTATATTCAGTCGCTAAACAGCCCTGAGATTATTTCGACAGGTGAAATTACCACACAAGCTTCGCGTACGCGTTTTGTGACCACCCGTTTTGGAAATGTTTTGGGCTCAAATGGCTCTGTTATCCCAAGATTTAAAAGCCAGATTGAAAAAAGAGGCCCCATTACCGTCACCGATCCTGAAATAACCCGTTACTTTATGACTATTCCTGAAGCGGTACAATTGGTGATGGAAGCCGGAGCAATGGGAAAAGGAGGAGAAATATATCTTTTCGATATGGGCAAGCCGGTTAAGATTGTCGACCTGGCTGTAAATATGATCAAATTAGCGGGTTTAACCCCTTATGTGGATGTCGATGTCGTTTTCACTGGTTTGAGGCCGGGAGAGAAGCTGTATGAAGAACTCTTGCTCATGGAAGAAGAGATTATCCCTACCCATCATCCAAAAATTAAAATATCACAAAAAGTAGCCTACAATTATTTGTACGTTAATCAGATTATTAAAGACCTGATTGTACTGAACAACGATGGCAACGATTTGAATATGGTGAAGAAAATGAAAGAAATTATACCCGATTATATCAGTAATAACTCAAGGTTTGAAGAGTTAGATCTGTTGGTTGCCAATTAATTACCGTAAAAATACCCTAATACAATTATTTTACTTTTGTTCCCGAAATAATTGTTAAATTGCATTAAATAGTAGAAGTCGTCCCAGATTGTTGATCGAATTTAAATGTTTTATTTTAAATTAAATTAACTGCTATGAGTTTAAATGTAGGCCAGGTTCTTGAGCGTGTTGTACGCAGAGACAGAATGGGGATAAGTGAGTTATCCCGGAAATTAAATGTAAGTAGAAGAACTATTTACAATTGGTTTGATCAGAAAAGTCTAAATCCCGAAATTATCTGGAAAGTAGGTACCGTAATTGGTCACGATTTTTCTGTTGAGTTACCCGAAACTTTTTCTAAAAACAGTCACTATATTCATGAAGCTTTTGATGCACATACCGAGGATCAAACCAAAGGTGATGCGAATTCAGTATACTTCTGGATGAATAAATACATCAAGTTACTTGAAAAATACAACGAAATATTAAGCCATAACAATATAGAAAAGAGTGTTTCTGAAACCGTTGCACATCATACTATGCCAAGAAATAACAACAGGTCTATTTCTTAAGCCATTGCTGGTATTTTAATTTATTTTAAACCAATATCTTCTTAGGGTTTACCATTCCGGTGAACGCTCCCTTTTTTTATAGTATCTCTCTAAATAATTCGCCATAAGCACGTTTTATGGTGATGGATTTCTATTCACTAATTTTTTGAAATCATGAAAACAATTAACGCATTAACTCTACTGTTACCATTGTTTGTTTTTCAAGGCGCCAAAGCACAATCGCAGGTGTATGGTGGTACAGGCATTCGGTATTCAGTTGGTATCGAAACAGGTTTAGCGACTGGTTACTTAGCTAAAAAGTACGAAGCCCCGCTTGGTGTATCCGTTCAGGCCGAATTTCCCATTACCGAAAGCATTTTATATGCCTCGGTAAATACAGGGTTCAACAACATTTTTGTATCGGGCAATTACTCCCGTTTGGTTGACGACTTACAGCTTGTACCAGTTAAAGCAGGCTTAAAATATTTCTACAGAAGTAATCTTTACCTGCAGTCGGAAATCGGTTTTTCCTTTCTTTTAAACAAAACAAACTGTGTTGAGGGGAAAAAAGCCGCATTTGTATACGCACCGCAGGCGGGAATGATCTTTTATCTGCACAACAATAATTACATTGATGCCGGATTACGCTATGAAAGCAATGGCAAATTCTATCACTGCGATCATACAAACAACTTTGTAGGCTTCAGAATCGCCTGGGGCTTTAGTTTATAAAACGGGTATTCCTTAGTAGTCATCTTTAATAGCTTCATAAATGAAAGCAAGTATACAATACAATACGATGAACGGATTGTGGATCCTTTTTATTGATTGTAAATATGAGGATTCTCCGAAATACATCAGGATGATTACGAAAATTATAATCAAAATGTTATCTGGAACGATCATTCCCGGTAATCGCCGGAGGGTTAGATCGGGCAGGCACTACCTCATCCATGAGCATGTTGTAGAATTACATACCGACGAATGGTTTCCATTGGTACTGGCAAGTGAGCGAAAAGAGCTTCTGGAAGGAATTAAATCCATTTTTATGGATATGAGCGGGAAAAAATAAGCCGCTCAATCAGCTAATCAGCCAAAAATTACGGGAAGGTTGCTCCGAAAGGAGTGGCCTTTTCTTGTTTTGTGACTGTTGCAAATGGTAATACGGCAAGAGTATATCAGCCGTATTACCATTAACCACTTAATATTCGATTACTACCTTACCAATCGTTTTTCCGCTTTCCAGCAAACGGTGTGCTTCTTTCAGGTTTTCAGCTGTGAAGCCTTTCAGCGTGGTATTTAAAGTGGTTTTAAGCGTGCCGTCATCAAAAAGTCTGGCAAGTTTATTTAAAATATGATGCTGTTCTTCCATGTCGTCGGTTTGGTACATCGAACGGGTGTACATGAATTCCCACGAAAAAGTAACACTTTTATTTTTTAACTTATTCAGCGCAATTGGAGTAGCCGAACCCGTAATCGAAACGATATGGCCTTGTGGTTTGATCAATTTTGCTATGGCATCCCAATAAACATTTAAGTCAACAAAATCGAGTATAAAATCTACTTCCTGATAACCTGCTGCACGTATTTCTTCTACCAGGTTTTTATGGTCTACCACCAAATCCGCTCCCATAGCCAGGCACCATGCTTTGGTTTCAGCACGCGAAGCGGTAGTAATTACCTTTAGCCCGCTTATTTTTTTTGCGAGCTGTATCGCAACTGAACCTACACCACCGGCACCTCCAATAATGAGTATTGTTTTTCCCTTATCTTTTTGATTGTTAATGCGGATGCGGTCGTACAACGATTCCCATGCTGTAAGTGCGGTTAGGGGCATAGCGGCAGCTTCGGCATTGCTAAATGTGTTAGGTTTTAAGCCTACAATCCGCTCATCAATCAATTGATATTCGGCATTGCTACCACTGCGGGTAAGATCGCCAGCGTAATAAACCGCATCACCCGGTTTAAAAAAGGTAACCGACTCTCCAACAGCTTCTACTATTCCGGAAGCATCCCATCCAATCACCTTCGGACTTTCCAAAACTGTATCTTTAGCACTATTCTGGCGTATTTTATAATCAACCGGATTTACACTGATTGCATTTATCTTCACCAGGATATCACGTCCGCCTGGTTGGGGAACAGCTGTTTCAAATTCGATAAAACTTTCTTGCTCTGTAATGGGTAATGAGGTTTTAAATCCTATAGCTTTCATAGTTTTTTTATATGGATATACAATTTTTATGATTCTTATAAGGCAAATATAAACTGATATTATGTTATTATTCAGTATAAATTTGCTTTTAATTGGTAAATTTGCGCTACGCTTAGCACATCATGAATAGAGAAACTTTACACGAACCTTTTGAAATTGTTTATAAGAAGTTAGACGAATGCCCAAAGGAAGGTCATAAACATTTGTTTTTCGAACTCGTATACATTTTATCGGGTACTGGAAAACAATGTATCAATAATAATAAATTTGATTATTATGCTGGCCATATGTTTCTGATTACGCCGGAAGATTGCCATTCGTTTGAGATAGAAAGCACTACCGAATTTTTCTTTCTGCGTTTTGGAAATGTATATATCCGTTCGAAAGAATTCCGTACCGATGATGTGCAGCGGATGGAATATATTCTGCAGAATGCCAGTCACCAGCCTGGTTGTATTCTTAAAAACTTTTCAGACAAACCGTTTATCCGGTCGCTTATTGATGCGATGATGGCCGAGTATATAAACCGCGACTTGTATAACAAGGAGTTAATTGCAAAAATGGTAGATACGATGATTGTGATGGTGGCGCGGAATATTGCCAAATACCTGCCTGCTGCCATTAAGGAAGATGCCGAGGAGAAAACCCTGGCCTTATTAAACTATATTCAGGCAAATATTTATCATCCTGAGAAGTTAAGGGCTGAAAAACTAAGCAGCCAGTTTGGTATTTCTGAGCATTATTTTGGTAAATATTTCAAGAAACATACCCACGAAACCCTGCAGCAATATATTGCCAATTTAAGGATTAAACTTATCGAAGCACGTTTGCGTTTCAGTAATATGCGCATCAACGAAATTGCCTATGAGCTGGGCTTTACAGATGAAAGTCATTTGAACAAATTTTTCAAATCGCAAAGAGGATTAAGCCTTAAAGCGTTCAGGAATTCGCTTGCGGCTTAAAATACAACTGCCAGTTGCTAAAAGGCAACAATAAGTAGCGTAATTACAACTATGATGATCGGCTGATTTGCGGAATCTGGCTAATTGGGGGGCTACATTTGCAATGTCGAATGATTAAAAAAAGACAGTACATATGGATGCAAAAATGATCGGTAATAAAATTGCCGGAGCACGAAAAAAAATAAATATGTCTCAGGCCGGACTTGCCAGACATGTATTTGTAAGCCCGCAGGCCGTTGGAAAATGGGAGCGGGGAGAATCGATGCCAGACATTATCACCTTGAACCAACTCGCCAAGATTCTGGATGTAGATCTCAATTATTTTTCAGCAAACCCGGCTGCTGCAAATGCCATTAGTGAAAAGGAACAGGAAAAAATAGCGGTAAAGGGTTTAACAGATTCATCTCAGCCACAACTGCTGACTAATTTCAGTGGCAACGATCTTGCCAGTACCGATTTTGCAGGTGTTGTGGCGCATCAGCTGAAATTTAACGGGAGTAATTTACGCAGCTCAGATTTTAGTGGCGCCGACCTGACTGGAAGTTCGTTTCTGGGTAGCGATGCCCGTGAAGCGAATTTTACAGGTGCAAACCTTACCGATTGCAGCCTGTCGGCTACTGATCTGACAGCTGCTAATTTTGATCAGGCCATTTTGCTGCGTACAAAGTTTTATGCCTTAGAACTGGCCGGAGCAAAAATCAGCAATACCAAACTAAGGGAGGTTAAACTCAGCAAGACCGATTTGAGGAAGACCGTTTTTGAAAACTGCATATTTGAGGGTGTAGACTTTGACTATTCCGATTTGCGCGGACTTAGTTTGGACGGGCAGACTTTTACAGGCGTGCTGTTTCACAATGCAGCGCTCAACGATACTACATTTAAAGGTGCAACACTTAAAAATGTATCTTTCCGCTCTACCTTCGCCCTTACCAATAAATATTACCGGGCCATTAAAACAATCTGCTTTGAAGGGGCAACGATGGATAAATTAACCTATGCTTCACTCAAAGGTTTGGGTGCTGATTTATTTAAGGTTAACCTGATGTAATATCAGTACATCTGGCTTCTGTAATGCTTAAAGCTGCAAGTTTATTTGATTTTTTATAAGTTTGGTATGAGGGCTGGGAAATTTGAGCATGGTGTTATCAGAATTTTCGCTAGCTTGAGGCTATCTCAATCCATCAGCGTTTATCTTATTAGATCTGCGGGATAGGTATTCATAAATTTCCCGCAGATTACGCTAATTGCGCAGGTAAATACAGTTTGCATTTTCAAGCAATAATAACCTCATAATGACAATCCATAATACAGATCGGTTGAAGCAATCTTATCACACCAGGAAAGATTGCTTCCCCGAAAAGACGGGGCAGGCTATCGTTCCTCCTCGCAATGACGACTGATTTTACAAGCTGTCAATCAAAACCAGTTAACCCTCAGGTATTTCCGGTTCCACCAGCTTGATCAGTTTTTCTAACGATTCCTGCCAACCCAGATAACACATTTCGGCAGGTATAGCTGCTGGTATATTTTCCTGTAAAATTTCCAATTCTGTACCTACAGAAGTCTTTTTTAACCGAATCGTATTCGTAAGTGTTCCAGGCAGCTTAGGATCGTCAAACTTATCGGTGAATATAAGCAGTTCATTCGGCCGAACCTCGATGTACTCTCCACCGAAAGAATTACTGTTGCCGGTGGTGAAATTCTGGAACGACATTTTAAAAGTACCGCCCACCTTTACCTCCATCTGGTGTACTGTACCCAGGAAACCGTAAGGCGGCATCCAGGAAGCGAGTGCTACTGGCTCAACGAAAGCGCGATATACTTTTTCTGGAGATGCTTTAATTACCCTGTGCAATGAAACTTGGTTGTTAGACATAAAATAGATTTTTTCTGATCCTACTCATCTGGCTTTTCGGTTCGCCCGTTTTTTTGTGGTTGCTGCTCCACCTTCTTAACAAAGATGGAAGTAAAAAGTTAAAACGGATAGGGGCTAATGCGACTTTATTAGGGGTTAGTTGCGATACTGATATTGGGTAGGATTAACGTATGAATGCATCATTTATGATAAACTACCTTCGGCGATAAAACTTGCGCTGGAATGCGAAAGTTAATTTTTCTCCGCTCTCTGCCGCGGGGCATCAAACTTTTGATGCATCAAAAGTATGCAAAAATGCTTTGTCAATCCGGCAAGGGGCCTTTTACACAATCCCTAACACATCA
This genomic interval carries:
- a CDS encoding GNAT family N-acetyltransferase, whose product is MRKIITIDDKQEWSAYVKRALHYDFYHTWYYHSLDKSGLPMLFVYEEGENYIAFPLLKRNIPGSDFFDFTSVYGYTGPISNMDFNALDDTFMENFKSTFIAFLETGQNVTVFSRLHPFFNQERLMEKFSGVHANGKTVAIDLTTTIESQRAGYRKSVKEKIRRLRKRDYEVRISTDINDASIFSEIYTENMIRIGAKDHYLFNNAYFVALLSSDEFDSKLFLVYKDGIAISGAIVVCTKEIMQVHLLATRTTYLFESPAKLLTDEITVIGRQLGYKYFNLGGGVNFKEDNLFGWKMGFSNLCFEFNSWRYIANNELYHTLLNERSLDPFSNIDFFPLYRSPVIAS
- a CDS encoding GNAT family N-acetyltransferase codes for the protein MLIENNATGTTLQLTLKQKDDWVKYISLAADYDFYHTWHYHAMATNGTPILFVYCEGLNFIAIPLLSRAIQDTPYYDLHCVYGYSGPVSNLKFTDMSDSLKTNFLSAFTAFLQKGSYVSVFCRLHPFFDQNILLQKADGIYENGKTIAINLQQSIEEQRKQYRQTTRDSIKKCRRFGYVAVETTAQEDIAAFAKLYQSNMNRISATDFYLFTEEYFTKLVRSTEFDCKLILVYSNDDIVCGSIIMCTKGIIQGHLIATNANYLRNSPAKFLVDEISELGRKWNMKYYHLGGGLGFKEDSLFEWKQGFSNILLNYYSWRFIANKPIYNQLVEKSGNQLHEGADFFPLYRMLPQ
- a CDS encoding polysaccharide biosynthesis protein yields the protein MKKFFFPDTAHSRWLILLIDQMIVVWTLFISIVLTNTLSYTEVFNAGNAVYVALYCFIAAGVFISLRIHTGIIRYSNTEDMLRVFLAVFVTSLLFVSVNKILSQRFQLLWHQMDKALILNFFISSSLLILMRILVKGVFFFFKELKSETKENILIYGSEKKAILIKKAIEQNEDSNLSIVGFIDDNRDRVDKYLEQKKVYHSCSVELLKEKHNIKKILFAEDALNTLNKKKIIDICVNEGIKVIMVPPSDKWLYGKLDSHQLRDLKIEDLLEREPIKLNKKNILKDLSGKCILVTGAAGSIGSEIVRQALQYNPKSVILCDQAETPLHDLKLELEDNFQSANVKIFMANVQNVNRIRTLFELYKPEIVFHAAAYKHVPMMENNPAEAILTNVLGTKNMADISMEFGVEKFVMISTDKAVKPTNVMGASKRLAEIYIQSLNSPEIISTGEITTQASRTRFVTTRFGNVLGSNGSVIPRFKSQIEKRGPITVTDPEITRYFMTIPEAVQLVMEAGAMGKGGEIYLFDMGKPVKIVDLAVNMIKLAGLTPYVDVDVVFTGLRPGEKLYEELLLMEEEIIPTHHPKIKISQKVAYNYLYVNQIIKDLIVLNNDGNDLNMVKKMKEIIPDYISNNSRFEELDLLVAN
- a CDS encoding polyketide cyclase; amino-acid sequence: MSNNQVSLHRVIKASPEKVYRAFVEPVALASWMPPYGFLGTVHQMEVKVGGTFKMSFQNFTTGNSNSFGGEYIEVRPNELLIFTDKFDDPKLPGTLTNTIRLKKTSVGTELEILQENIPAAIPAEMCYLGWQESLEKLIKLVEPEIPEG
- a CDS encoding AraC family transcriptional regulator yields the protein MNRETLHEPFEIVYKKLDECPKEGHKHLFFELVYILSGTGKQCINNNKFDYYAGHMFLITPEDCHSFEIESTTEFFFLRFGNVYIRSKEFRTDDVQRMEYILQNASHQPGCILKNFSDKPFIRSLIDAMMAEYINRDLYNKELIAKMVDTMIVMVARNIAKYLPAAIKEDAEEKTLALLNYIQANIYHPEKLRAEKLSSQFGISEHYFGKYFKKHTHETLQQYIANLRIKLIEARLRFSNMRINEIAYELGFTDESHLNKFFKSQRGLSLKAFRNSLAA
- a CDS encoding Cro/Cl family transcriptional regulator translates to MDAKMIGNKIAGARKKINMSQAGLARHVFVSPQAVGKWERGESMPDIITLNQLAKILDVDLNYFSANPAAANAISEKEQEKIAVKGLTDSSQPQLLTNFSGNDLASTDFAGVVAHQLKFNGSNLRSSDFSGADLTGSSFLGSDAREANFTGANLTDCSLSATDLTAANFDQAILLRTKFYALELAGAKISNTKLREVKLSKTDLRKTVFENCIFEGVDFDYSDLRGLSLDGQTFTGVLFHNAALNDTTFKGATLKNVSFRSTFALTNKYYRAIKTICFEGATMDKLTYASLKGLGADLFKVNLM
- a CDS encoding NADPH:quinone reductase codes for the protein MKAIGFKTSLPITEQESFIEFETAVPQPGGRDILVKINAISVNPVDYKIRQNSAKDTVLESPKVIGWDASGIVEAVGESVTFFKPGDAVYYAGDLTRSGSNAEYQLIDERIVGLKPNTFSNAEAAAMPLTALTAWESLYDRIRINNQKDKGKTILIIGGAGGVGSVAIQLAKKISGLKVITTASRAETKAWCLAMGADLVVDHKNLVEEIRAAGYQEVDFILDFVDLNVYWDAIAKLIKPQGHIVSITGSATPIALNKLKNKSVTFSWEFMYTRSMYQTDDMEEQHHILNKLARLFDDGTLKTTLNTTLKGFTAENLKEAHRLLESGKTIGKVVIEY
- a CDS encoding GNAT family N-acetyltransferase; its protein translation is MNTQIYLRPLELKDADVSYKWRNDPEVWSYTKFVLKDPITAEIEKQWLLNKLNLANEKRFAICVKNTNEYIGNIQLLDIDNESAEFHLFIGEKKYWGKGIGYNASLMLLKYAFYNLNLKHIFLEVHSDNLAAYSIYKKVGFQRVSQQEDFIKMVINSSVLLAAN